CGGTTCCAATAATATTCTGGTGTCGGCGCGACATTCGGCTAAAACGGAGGGGCAATGGGCGATTTCTCCCCGGTTCAGGTCACCGCTCCGATTGTCAGCGCCGGACTGAATTGCTGGCAAATCCGCAACTTCTATGTGACGGCGCAGCCGACCGAAGCCGGCCTTGCCGTAGCGCGCGAACTGGGGATTCAGTCCGTCATCTCTCTTAGGGACGCCACGGAGATCGCCAAGCCTCCCTATCCGGCTTTCGACCCAAAAGAAGACACGACGCTCACCCAGTTGGGAATGAGTTTTGCAAACATCCCGTTTCCCCATGGAATGCCCCAGGATCAATTCAATATCAGGGCCGGAGCTGTGCTGGCCGTGCTCAATCAACTTCCTAAACCGTTGCTGATGCACTGCTCGAGCGGCGATCGCGCCTCGGCGCTCTGGGCTGTCCATCTCATCGTCAACTGCGACCTCACTAACGAGGAAGCCGTCGCTTACGCAACGTTGAGTGGCCTGGCTGTCTTCCTGCCCTACGTCCAAAACTTCCAGGCGTAAGCGGTATTTTTTGCCGCCTCAATCCGCAGCCAGAGTTCGTTCGATGGAATTGTCCCAGTCGTCGTGCAACTCAGCGACGGGCCAGCGCACCGATTCCTGGTCGATGGCGATTGAAAGAGATTCACCTCCCGTCACGCCCAAGCGTTGCGCCGGCGT
This Chthoniobacterales bacterium DNA region includes the following protein-coding sequences:
- a CDS encoding sulfur transferase domain-containing protein, coding for MGDFSPVQVTAPIVSAGLNCWQIRNFYVTAQPTEAGLAVARELGIQSVISLRDATEIAKPPYPAFDPKEDTTLTQLGMSFANIPFPHGMPQDQFNIRAGAVLAVLNQLPKPLLMHCSSGDRASALWAVHLIVNCDLTNEEAVAYATLSGLAVFLPYVQNFQA